From one uncultured Bacteroides sp. genomic stretch:
- a CDS encoding bifunctional metallophosphatase/5'-nucleotidase, translated as MKLRNVFFVLMLLSLVSSLRGQGKEVKLKFVETSDIHGNYFPYSFILQKEWVGSLARVDAMVQKERETYKDNLILLDNGDILQGQPSSYYYNYIDTVSPHVCAEIMNYMHYDAGNMGNHDVETGHSVFDRWVSQCAFPVLGANIIRTSDNKTYFKPYVVLKRDGVKIVVLGMITPAIPVWLSENLWSGMRFDDMEDTARKWMKIIREKEHPDIVIGLFHSGQEAMLLGNKYKENASLSVARNVPGFDIVMFGHDHAPDCKKIINVAGDSVLVIDPANNGVVVANVDVTLKLKNGKVKSKLINGELTEVAAYGVRPEFMSEFAPQYDAVSRFVSKKIGYFTKTISSWPSYLGPSPFVDLIHSLQLAISGADISFTAPLSFDAEIKKGDVYVSDMFNLYKYENMLYTMTLSGKEVKNYLEESYYWWTNQMKSPWDHLVWLNKDFSTQEERTTFKNFSFNFDSAAGIIYTVDVTKPRGSKITIISMADGSPFQMNHIYKVALNSYRGNGGGELLTKGAGIPQEDLKKRIIHSTDRDLRFYMMKYIEKKDTLDPQALNEWKFIPEKWTVPAAKRDAQLLFNR; from the coding sequence ATGAAATTGCGAAACGTTTTTTTTGTTTTGATGCTTTTGTCTCTTGTGTCCTCTCTAAGAGGGCAGGGAAAAGAGGTGAAACTTAAATTTGTGGAAACAAGCGATATCCATGGCAATTATTTCCCTTACAGTTTTATCCTTCAAAAAGAATGGGTAGGCAGTCTTGCACGGGTGGATGCCATGGTGCAGAAAGAGCGTGAAACTTATAAGGATAATCTTATTTTGCTCGACAATGGTGATATTCTTCAGGGGCAACCTTCTTCATATTATTATAATTATATTGATACTGTTTCTCCCCATGTGTGTGCTGAAATAATGAATTACATGCACTATGATGCCGGTAATATGGGCAACCATGATGTAGAAACAGGGCATAGTGTGTTTGATCGTTGGGTTAGTCAATGTGCTTTTCCCGTTTTAGGGGCCAATATTATACGTACTTCTGATAATAAAACTTATTTTAAACCTTACGTGGTTCTGAAAAGAGACGGCGTTAAAATCGTAGTCTTAGGGATGATAACTCCGGCCATTCCTGTTTGGCTTTCTGAGAATCTATGGTCGGGTATGCGGTTTGATGATATGGAAGATACAGCCCGTAAATGGATGAAGATAATTAGAGAGAAGGAACATCCTGACATTGTGATCGGTCTTTTCCATTCCGGACAGGAAGCAATGCTATTGGGTAATAAATATAAAGAAAACGCTTCTTTGAGTGTTGCTCGCAATGTGCCTGGTTTCGATATCGTGATGTTTGGGCACGATCATGCTCCTGACTGTAAGAAGATAATAAATGTGGCCGGAGATTCTGTTTTGGTTATTGATCCTGCTAATAACGGCGTTGTGGTAGCAAATGTTGATGTTACGTTAAAATTGAAAAATGGTAAAGTAAAAAGTAAGCTAATCAATGGTGAACTCACCGAAGTTGCAGCGTATGGTGTCAGACCTGAATTCATGTCTGAATTTGCTCCGCAATATGATGCTGTTTCTCGTTTTGTATCTAAAAAAATAGGTTATTTTACCAAAACCATAAGTTCTTGGCCTTCTTATCTGGGGCCTTCTCCTTTTGTCGATTTGATTCATTCATTGCAGCTTGCCATATCGGGAGCAGATATTTCGTTTACAGCTCCGCTTTCTTTTGATGCCGAAATAAAGAAAGGCGATGTCTATGTGAGCGATATGTTTAACCTCTATAAATACGAAAATATGCTATACACTATGACTCTTTCGGGTAAAGAAGTCAAGAATTATCTGGAAGAATCATATTATTGGTGGACAAATCAGATGAAATCCCCTTGGGATCATTTGGTGTGGTTAAACAAAGATTTCAGCACGCAGGAAGAACGGACAACATTTAAAAATTTCAGTTTTAATTTTGATTCTGCCGCCGGCATTATTTATACTGTGGATGTGACCAAGCCCAGAGGGAGTAAGATAACGATCATAAGCATGGCTGACGGTTCTCCCTTTCAAATGAATCATATCTATAAAGTAGCTCTGAATTCTTATCGCGGAAACGGTGGAGGAGAGTTGCTGACTAAAGGTGCGGGCATTCCTCAGGAGGATCTCAAGAAGCGAATTATTCATTCTACGGATAGAGATCTTCGTTTTTATATGATGAAGTATATAGAGAAAAAAGATACATTAGATCCGCAGGCATTAAATGAGTGGAAGTTTATCCCCGAAAAATGGACAGTACCGGCTGCTAAAAGAGATGCCCAATTGCTGTTTAATCGTTAA